Genomic segment of Citrus sinensis cultivar Valencia sweet orange chromosome 7, DVS_A1.0, whole genome shotgun sequence:
GAAGAAAGGATcatgtggagattgattgattttcaatcaaatctccaagtgggagaaatgTCAAAGGCTGGTGGCCACAAAGCCAATTCAAGTTGGCTTTGACAAGCCGGCCAAAGAAAATGGTGCCGCCGGCCAAAGAAAATGGTGCCATccaaatggagaaaaagaagaagttggcaacaacatttgaaatatatacatatatattaatttaatagccattttttggctataaaaggaAGAGCTCcctaattcatttttaattccaATCTTGAGATCCAAGTTTTGTAGAGAGAATTGAGAGTTTAAGAGCTTGCATTTATAAGCTCTAAttttagtgatttgagagtttgggtgtattgaggttttgggtagtgagctaaaatactacaatacttgtaacttcttttcactagtataatatttctttctgtcttcgcccgtggacgtaggctaaaagccgaaccacgtaatttctggtattctcttttgtgcttgttctttatttttctatcaattttactttagctgcgtgtctgcttcacccaccaatttcctaacaaatGTTACCGATGTGGTGTCCGCAGCACCTAAGATTACCGTCTGCAAAAGGAGTAATTAAGGTTGTATATAAAATAGTTCCGTGACatactaaaaataacattaattgtGCATATAAGCTTTTCATGATCATGCATACCAGGCATAAGGCTTTAATGACGGTGTCCGCATCGCTATCAGGAAGCTGCTTTGCATTATCATACAGCAAGGACAGCATCACATAAATGAAATCTTCATCCCCCTCAACTTCGCTAGAAcctctttttatcttatgCTCATCCAACCATTGTTGCAAAATAATGTCAAATTCTTTAGCTGTCTTCTTCATCAATTTCTCGTTTCCGCCAATATCCAACCATCTCAAAAAGGGTAAAGCATCAGACACCACAAACTTACCAAACAAGGTAAAAAAACTGGCTGCATGCTCATGCAAATCGGTACCCTCTTGTGAAGTATAACGTTTTCCTTCAATTATTCTAATAATGATGTCAAATGTTGTGCCCTCGAGCCAATGCTTCATCTCCACTGAAACTTTACCGGTAGCACTATTTTGGCAATCCTTGAATAGCCCTTTGATTGAAGCCGTCACTTCAGATTCACGTACATGTTTGAGCTTCTCAAGGCGATGGTTTGATAAAAGCTCAACTGTAGCTATCTTCCGTGTTTCACGCCAGTAGCTGCCATATGGGCTTGAAGGAGTGGCCAAAAAATTATACCCTAAAATCTCCATGGCCATTCTTCTAGGCCGACTTGCCAAGGCTTTGTCGTTGGTTGTAAAACATTCTTTAGTAATTTCCGAATTACTGACGACTAAAGCTCGATTCACGCCCATTTTCATAGTAAATATTGGACCGTATTTATTAGCCATGTTACCCAAAATTCTATGAGTTGGCTCTGGCCCTCCAAAGAGATGTAAATGGCCAATCATCGGCCATGCTCCCCCAGCTTCTGGTGCTTGACTGtgagcatttttattttttgtttgccCATATCGTGAAATCAATAGAAAAAGTGAGAGAAATATTAGAAAGGCAGCAATTGCTGAAAGAACAGTTGATTCTAGTGTAAGAAAAATGGCCATTGCTAATTGCTTGTTGCTGGCTCTGAGACTCTGAATGAAGAGGTTAGTTCAGATCGATGTCTATATATAGATGACATTTATGAGCATGTAACCTAAGCTCtgcattaaaaattatatactgTGGCTCAACGAAACATCCATGCAAATCCTATGATCTGTTTTAAATCTAGTCAATGATTATAAGATAATCACAAATTGATAAATGTGGTGCCATTTGCACCCTTAAAATACTTAGAAACTGATGAGAGTGGGGTTATTTAAATAccttcttattttaataattattttttaaagtacttATAAAGTAATTTGCTATAAAGGAAAAGCTTATAAATCGagcaatttttttcattcatcaATATTAGTCTTGAATTCTTATCTTACAATTGATTTCCTTACCTAGCGAGAGATTCATGTAAGATCTAAGGAAACAAAATCCAAATACTTTTTCCTTTCGAGTCTTCTTCTTTGTCAAATTCATGGattctaaaattaaagaaaatgctGGTATATATACTACTTtgacctatggcaaacataaaatttcatcGATGACCTTCTATTCATTTCTCTGAGTCAGCAGAATCATAATcctgcattttttttatttgttaattagtttataaatatgaaaaatgaaggattattattatagattCTTTTACTTTGTAGCTATCAAACTTAAAGCTATTGTTAACCATACAAATCATGGTggtagaataataatattgagaaaaacaaattgattcaaatagCATTCAATATTCATATGGGATGGGAAAAAAACATTGATTTAGGTTTATTTAGGAGCAACTCGATGATTTTCTATGTTGGATTTTACTAACTTAATTTCCCTATTGAGTAAaactttcatattttttagaatgaaatatatttaaaaggCTTTTAGTTGGATATGAATCCATATGTAGACCTTCAATATTTCCATACATACCTACAGCGGCAATGTTAGCAACCTTTTTTCAAGTGGATtgactttatttttctaattcaatgCTTTTTCAACGTACGAGAGAACTTTATTATCAAGAAATTATTGGTGCCCCTAATAAGGACGGGATAATGAgctctcaaaatattttatctatacaaatgaaattattgaaataaagtacctaacagaaaataaaattgcagTGTAgcaaaaattaagataatataataatattatttaattattaaattactcTTTCCCCTTGAAATTtgtaattactttttaatttaaaatttaaaaaattattgacagGAGACATGAAAAGACGAGAGGTTGAAGTTAAAAGTGAGATAAATTCTAACAACAAGTTTATAATAGCTGAAGAAGCAGCgtaactaattaataaaaattcttaaatagGATTCAATAAGttcaattatgtaattaaatttaaaaaaaaaaattgagagggCTAGGCTGGGCTATGAGATTCGCCTTCGCGTACTTCGCTCATATCTGCCTTGTGTCTGCTCATTTAAATGCAGACCAAT
This window contains:
- the LOC102625191 gene encoding xanthotoxin 5-hydroxylase CYP82C4-like, translated to MAIFLTLESTVLSAIAAFLIFLSLFLLISRYGQTKNKNAHSQAPEAGGAWPMIGHLHLFGGPEPTHRILGNMANKYGPIFTMKMGVNRALVVSNSEITKECFTTNDKALASRPRRMAMEILGYNFLATPSSPYGSYWRETRKIATVELLSNHRLEKLKHVRESEVTASIKGLFKDCQNSATGKVSVEMKHWLEGTTFDIIIRIIEGKRYTSQEGTDLHEHAASFFTLFGKFVVSDALPFLRWLDIGGNEKLMKKTAKEFDIILQQWLDEHKIKRGSSEVEGDEDFIYVMLSLLYDNAKQLPDSDADTVIKALCLTVILGAADTTSVTLTWAISLLLNNRDALKKAQDELNIHVGANRQVNESDIKNLVYLQAILKETMRLYPAAPLLLPHQSMEDCTISGYHVPAGTQLFVNAWKVHHDPKVWKEPCKFLPERFLTTHKDIDLRGQNFELIPFGSGRRICPGISFAFQVMPLILASLLHGFDLATPLDEPVDMEEAKSLTITRATPLKVLLTPRLSASLYD